Proteins encoded within one genomic window of Paroedura picta isolate Pp20150507F chromosome 17, Ppicta_v3.0, whole genome shotgun sequence:
- the MPG gene encoding DNA-3-methyladenine glycosylase: MAPVGCRAGWWLAGPPSESGYRQKPGGHTSEASGESWAKLGGEAGLKTAPRGATRLLARPAPSPASLARQAPTGRGKEGEAPPKRAGPAQRRPARGTSRPLPRRRRGGGGAWGSCWWGWRGRGGREERRLGSDFFAQPCVSLAKALLGQVLARRLADGRAVRGRIVETEAYLGGEDSASHSRGGRRTARNAAMFMAPGTLYVYQIYGLYFCLNVSSQGEGAAVLLRALEPVQGLEAMRELRQRQRRGPARPPRDWQLCNGPSKLCVALAIDKSFDRQDLASARDVWLEPGPDAPPDARVVCSARVGIRGDWAHRPLRFYLRGNRSVSVADKAAERAAGEAPQDGPQAAE; this comes from the exons ATGGCGCCCGTCGGCTGCAGAGCTGGCTGGTGGCTGGCGGGCCCTCCCTCCGAGTCAG GCTACCGGCAGAAGCCCGGCGGTCACACCTCCGAGGCCTCCGGGGAGAGTTGGGCCAAACTGGGCGGGGAGGCTGGTCTGAAAACGGCCCCTCGGGGGGCAACGAGGCTCTTGGCGCGTCCGGCCCCTTCCCCGGCCAGCCTTGCGCGCCAGGCTCCTACGGGGAGGGGCAAGGAGGGGGAAGCTCCGCCCAAGAGGGCGGGCCCGGCCCAGCGTCGACCCGCCCGCGGCAccagccgccccctcccccggaggaggagaggaggagggggggcgtGGGGGTCCTGCTGGTGGGGATGGCGGGGGCGCGGGGGGCGCGAGGAGCGGCGCCTGGGCAGCGACTTCTTCGCCCAGCCCTGCGTCAGCCTGGCCAAGGCCCTGCTGGGACAG GTGTTGGCGCGGCGGCTGGCGGACGGGCGGGCGGTGCGGGGCCGCATCGTGGAGACAGAGGCCTACCTGGGGGGCGAGGACAGCGCCTCCCACTCGCGGGGCGGGCGGCGGACGGCGCGCAACGCGGCCATGTTCATGGCGCCGGGCACCCTCTACGTCTACCAGATCTACGGCCTCTACTTCTGCCTGAACGTCTCCAGCCAgg GGGAGGGCGCGGCCGTGCTGCTGCGCGCCTTGGAGCCCGTGCAGGGGTTGGAGGCGATGCGGGAGCTGCGGCAGAGGCAGCGGCGGGGCCCGGCGCGGCCGCCCCGCGACTGGCAGCTGTGCAACGGGCCGTCCAAGCTGTGCGTGGCGCTGGCCATCGACAAGAGCTTCGACCGGCAGGACTTGGCCAGCGCCCGGGACGTGTGGCTCGAGCCCGGCCCCGACGCGCCCCCGGACGCCCGCGTCGTCTGCAGCGCCCGCGTCGGCATCCGCGGCGACTGGGCCCACCGGCCGCTCCGCTTCTACCTGCGCGGCAACCGGAGCGTCAGCGTGGCCGACAAGGCAGCCGAGCGCGCCGCGGGGGAAGCGCCGCAGGACGGGCCTCAGGCCGCCGAGTGA